The Schistocerca cancellata isolate TAMUIC-IGC-003103 chromosome 4, iqSchCanc2.1, whole genome shotgun sequence genome contains a region encoding:
- the LOC126184501 gene encoding rRNA 2'-O-methyltransferase fibrillarin-like has translation MDREGGEGDGQRGGESVTAERGGGGGEDGQRGGEEVTAERGEGGGGGGGGDGQRVGEEVTAERGGGGGGDGQRVGEEVTAERGGGGRGDVQRGGEEVTAERGGGGRGGGGGYRPR, from the coding sequence atggacagagaggggggagaaggagatgggcagagagggggtgAGTCGGTGACagcagagaggggaggaggaggaggagaagatgggcagagagggggtgAGGAGGTGACAGcagagaggggagaaggaggaggaggaggaggaggaggagatgggcagagagtgggTGAGGAGGTGACagcagagaggggaggaggaggaggaggagatgggcagagagtgggTGAGGAGGTGACagcagagaggggaggaggaggaaggggagatgtgcAGAGAGGGGGTGAGGAGGTGACagcagagaggggaggaggaggaagaggaggaggaggaggatatagaCCAAGGTAG